One Halarcobacter ebronensis genomic window carries:
- a CDS encoding aminotransferase class I/II-fold pyridoxal phosphate-dependent enzyme has translation MYSKELNSIKKSNRFRTRELYDENLIDLASNDYLGLTANKELFQNAYQRVLKNSYTAPKASMLVNGYSTIHKEFEDALKEANSFEDALIVGSGFLANLSMIEALVRKGDTLFIDEEYHASGMVATRLLSKNQVVIFKHNDTKDLLEKISNIKTKGRKIIAIEGVYSMGGDLASKEIFDIANEYDALLIVDEAHSSGVIGENLLGIFDYYGITPKENHIKMGTLGKAYGSYGAYILASSNIIAFLLNRAKAVIYTTAPSLFDTALGLESLKFIQKNKKLIKNRITSNLKVIKESLGITSNSLIIPIEIGDNKKVITIQQKLKKDGYLVGAIRQPTVKNAIIRLIAKIDISAEQLEKVCKKLEELR, from the coding sequence TTGTATTCAAAAGAACTAAATTCTATAAAAAAATCCAACCGTTTTAGAACTAGAGAACTCTATGATGAAAATCTAATCGACTTAGCATCAAACGACTATTTGGGACTAACTGCAAATAAAGAACTTTTCCAAAATGCTTACCAAAGAGTTTTAAAAAATAGTTACACTGCACCAAAAGCCTCTATGCTTGTAAATGGTTACTCAACCATTCATAAAGAGTTTGAAGATGCACTAAAAGAGGCAAATAGTTTTGAAGATGCCTTAATAGTTGGGAGTGGTTTTTTAGCAAATCTATCTATGATTGAAGCCCTTGTAAGAAAAGGTGATACTCTGTTTATAGATGAAGAGTACCATGCAAGTGGAATGGTTGCAACAAGGCTTTTAAGTAAAAATCAGGTTGTGATATTTAAACATAATGATACAAAAGATCTTTTAGAGAAAATATCAAATATTAAAACAAAAGGAAGAAAAATCATTGCCATTGAGGGTGTTTATTCTATGGGTGGAGATTTGGCTTCAAAAGAGATATTTGATATTGCAAATGAATATGATGCTTTATTAATAGTTGATGAGGCGCACTCTTCTGGAGTAATAGGAGAAAATCTTCTTGGAATATTTGATTATTATGGCATAACTCCAAAAGAGAATCATATAAAAATGGGAACTTTAGGAAAAGCCTATGGAAGTTATGGGGCATATATTCTTGCAAGTTCAAATATTATTGCTTTTTTATTAAATAGAGCAAAAGCAGTTATATATACAACCGCACCTTCACTATTTGATACAGCATTAGGTTTAGAGTCTTTAAAGTTTATTCAAAAAAACAAAAAACTTATAAAAAATAGAATCACTTCAAATTTAAAGGTGATAAAAGAGTCTTTGGGTATAACTTCAAATAGTTTAATCATTCCAATTGAAATTGGTGACAATAAAAAAGTTATTACAATTCAACAAAAATTAAAAAAAGATGGATATTTAGTTGGTGCAATTAGACAACCAACTGTAAAAAATGCCATAATTAGGCTAATTGCAAAAATAGATATAAGTGCAGAGCAGTTAGAAAAAGTTTGTAAAAAATTAGAGGAATTAAGATGA
- a CDS encoding carbonic anhydrase: MILTELIKGNENFRKNSFIELEEDLKNLVIHGQKPEVMFIGCSDSRVTPDLMLGTKPGDMFILRNVGNFVPPFKHDEDFHGSAAAIEYAIAVLKVKHIIICGHSHCGACKSLYDDIPDDGSFIHIKTWLTLGAKAKERTLKNKKFTTKEEMYRATERNSIRHQLENLLTYPDVAKLCNDGKLKVHGWYYDIETAQIDYYDKRDDKFKPLNEMTYEKE, from the coding sequence ATGATTCTTACAGAATTAATCAAGGGTAATGAAAATTTTAGAAAAAATAGTTTTATTGAGCTTGAAGAGGATTTAAAAAACCTAGTTATACATGGTCAAAAACCTGAAGTGATGTTTATTGGGTGTTCTGATAGTAGAGTAACTCCTGATTTAATGTTAGGAACTAAACCTGGGGATATGTTTATTCTAAGAAATGTTGGTAATTTTGTTCCCCCTTTTAAACATGATGAAGATTTCCACGGAAGTGCCGCTGCTATTGAGTACGCAATAGCTGTTTTAAAGGTTAAACATATTATTATTTGTGGACATTCTCACTGTGGTGCTTGTAAAAGTTTATATGATGATATTCCAGATGATGGATCATTTATTCATATAAAAACCTGGTTGACTCTTGGTGCAAAGGCAAAAGAGAGAACTTTAAAAAATAAAAAGTTTACCACAAAAGAAGAGATGTATAGAGCAACAGAGAGAAACTCTATTAGACATCAATTGGAAAACCTTCTTACCTATCCTGATGTTGCAAAACTTTGCAATGATGGCAAACTAAAGGTTCATGGCTGGTATTATGATATTGAGACAGCACAGATTGATTATTATGATAAAAGAGATGATAAATTTAAACCATTAAATGAGATGACCTATGAAAAAGAGTGA